Proteins from a genomic interval of Chanos chanos chromosome 3, fChaCha1.1, whole genome shotgun sequence:
- the fam163ba gene encoding protein FAM163B gives MTAGTVVITGGILATVILLCIIAVLCYCRLQYYCCKKEESESEEEEPDFAVTSRVPPVHSNHNILAATVPTATAPNGPALFSPPLARKLTRSQTFCPSCTHYELPFYLQQPEGLRNGGQRLSYRSVQQQDLHLPTELPSFHKLNLNRSVTMREMFTRSCSISTDV, from the exons ATGACAGCCGGGACAGTGGTCATCACAGGTGGAATTTTAGCTACAGTAATCTTACTGTGCATCATCGCtgtactgtgttactgtaggcTGCAG taTTATTGCTGTAAGAAGgaggagtcggagtcggaggaggaggagcccGACTTCGCTGTCACATCCCGCGTGCCACCTGTGCACTCCAATCACAACATTCTGGCAGCAACTGTTCCCACGGCAACCGCGCCAAATGGACCCGCCCTCTTCAGCCCACCTTTGGCTCGTAAACTGACACGTTCACAGACGTTCTGTCCGTCATGTACACACTACGAGCTGCCCTTCTACTTACAGCAGCCGGAGGGTTTGCGAAATGGCGGCCAGCGCCTTAGCTACCGTAGCGTTCAGCAACAGGATCTTCACCTGCCCACTGAGCTGCCCAGTTTCCACAAGCTGAACCTTAACCGCTCCGTCACCATGAGGGAGATGTTTACCCGTAGCTGCAGCATCAGCACCGACGTCTAG